A single Mangrovimonas sp. YM274 DNA region contains:
- a CDS encoding GNAT family N-acetyltransferase yields MKSPFTSSTFVHLWSKYFNHNKKSENFDFLTNVSFFKRSWEPFYTNVGKNLTKGIYYELNYKATDFKNKVFLIYDIPEFFNVPNLDPSKTDLRCKSIYQYDGFLLDFENYKTSQDYIKSRISSKNIRGYKSRKRRLEDCFNISYKFHSNDLDRSSFEILFKQFHGLLTKRFADKQFNYHHLRSDKWAFYREYVFEMLQKKQATLFVIYNDDIPIAITLNINSDTVVFVSITVFDTDYYKFNIGKISIIKIIEWCYENNMKIADFSKGYFDFKEEWGNVQYHFDYHILYDSKSLFAKTIAWKLGMFFKFKRYLREKNVNILYRRLLFQLKSRRDRLYNSKIKIETIDNFQLDQSFTKIDLNDYKSDFYRKFVYSFLFANPEPIENIKVYKKINGDTLIINGAEKSQRIILN; encoded by the coding sequence ATGAAAAGCCCATTTACCTCGAGTACTTTCGTCCATTTATGGTCTAAATATTTCAATCATAATAAAAAATCGGAAAACTTTGACTTTCTAACGAATGTGAGTTTTTTTAAAAGATCTTGGGAGCCGTTCTACACCAACGTTGGAAAAAATTTAACCAAAGGAATTTATTACGAGCTTAATTATAAAGCTACCGACTTTAAAAACAAGGTGTTTTTGATATATGATATTCCGGAATTTTTTAACGTACCCAATTTAGATCCATCAAAGACCGATTTGCGTTGTAAGTCAATTTATCAATACGATGGGTTTCTGTTGGATTTTGAAAATTATAAAACCTCTCAGGATTACATAAAGAGTAGGATTAGCTCAAAAAATATCCGCGGCTATAAATCTAGAAAGAGACGATTGGAAGACTGTTTTAATATTTCATACAAATTTCATTCTAACGATTTAGACCGGTCATCATTTGAAATTCTCTTTAAGCAGTTTCATGGTTTGTTAACTAAACGGTTTGCAGACAAGCAGTTTAACTATCACCATTTAAGATCTGATAAATGGGCATTCTACCGGGAGTACGTCTTTGAGATGCTTCAGAAAAAGCAGGCCACCTTATTTGTGATTTACAACGATGACATCCCCATAGCTATAACTTTAAACATTAACTCGGATACTGTGGTGTTTGTGTCTATAACAGTTTTTGATACGGATTACTATAAATTCAATATTGGGAAAATTTCAATAATAAAGATTATAGAATGGTGTTATGAAAATAATATGAAAATAGCTGATTTTTCGAAGGGCTATTTTGATTTTAAAGAAGAGTGGGGAAACGTGCAATATCATTTTGACTATCACATTCTATATGATTCAAAGTCCTTATTTGCAAAAACCATAGCATGGAAATTAGGAATGTTTTTCAAATTCAAACGCTATTTGAGAGAAAAGAACGTGAACATACTATATAGACGTTTACTTTTTCAATTAAAATCGAGGAGGGATCGTTTGTATAATTCTAAGATAAAAATTGAAACTATTGACAATTTTCAATTAGATCAAAGCTTCACTAAGATAGATTTAAACGATTATAAATCTGATTTTTATAGAAAATTCGTTTATTCATTTCTATTTGCCAACCCAGAGCCTATTGAGAATATTAAGGTTTATAAAAAAATTAATGGGGATACTCTTATTATCAATGGTGCAGAAAAATCTCAAAGGATTATTCTTAATTGA
- a CDS encoding ATP-grasp domain-containing protein, with the protein MLNILFTCAGRRTYLINYFKEALNGKGLVFAGDLSPTAPALVEADRAIVFPSIYDSNYIPKLKSAIVKYNIYAVISLNDLELPLLAKHKLELETTGTKVIISSERVIDLSYDKMKTHNFIESIGLNSPATYTSLETVKNALNSEELNFPLVIKPRWGSASLGLEFANNMEELELILKLQTLKINNLLKEAKIPSTFNELIIQEKIPGQEYGMDIVNDFEGNYVGTFVRKKMNMRSGETDKAVSIIAPMFEECGKQISEKLGHIGNLDCDVFQVKDKLFVLELNPRFGGGYPFSHEAGVNTSAMYIEWLQGHKNVSQFINYKPDVMCSKCDRLLRIN; encoded by the coding sequence ATGCTCAATATATTATTCACTTGTGCAGGTAGGCGCACCTACCTAATAAATTACTTTAAGGAAGCCTTAAACGGAAAAGGCCTCGTATTTGCTGGGGATTTAAGCCCTACAGCTCCTGCCCTAGTTGAGGCTGATAGAGCTATAGTTTTCCCTAGTATTTATGATTCCAATTATATACCCAAACTGAAATCGGCTATTGTTAAGTACAATATATATGCAGTAATATCCTTAAATGATTTAGAGCTACCGCTTTTAGCCAAACACAAATTGGAGCTAGAAACTACGGGGACAAAAGTCATTATTTCCAGCGAAAGAGTCATTGACTTGTCGTACGACAAAATGAAAACGCACAATTTTATAGAATCCATAGGTTTAAATTCTCCAGCCACTTACACTTCTCTAGAAACAGTAAAAAATGCCTTAAACAGCGAAGAGTTAAATTTCCCATTGGTCATTAAGCCTCGTTGGGGAAGCGCATCTTTAGGTTTAGAATTTGCCAACAACATGGAAGAACTTGAGCTAATATTAAAGCTCCAAACTCTAAAAATAAACAACCTCCTAAAAGAAGCTAAAATTCCATCTACCTTTAATGAATTAATCATTCAGGAAAAAATTCCGGGACAGGAGTATGGAATGGACATTGTTAATGATTTTGAAGGCAATTATGTAGGAACTTTTGTTAGAAAAAAAATGAATATGAGATCTGGCGAAACAGATAAAGCCGTCTCCATAATTGCCCCAATGTTTGAGGAGTGTGGAAAACAAATTTCTGAGAAACTGGGACATATCGGCAATTTAGATTGCGATGTTTTTCAAGTGAAAGACAAACTTTTCGTGCTAGAATTAAACCCCAGATTTGGTGGTGGTTACCCTTTTTCACATGAAGCAGGAGTTAACACTTCTGCTATGTATATAGAATGGCTTCAAGGACATAAAAATGTCTCTCAATTTATAAATTACAAACCCGATGTAATGTGCTCTAAATGCGACAGATTATTACGTATCAATTAA
- a CDS encoding sugar transferase translates to MVKTQLLYSKFIKTIIDLVLAVFGVLMLSPIFFVILILLWFSNKGKVFFYQDRPGKNERIFKIIKFKTMNDKTDAQGQLLPPIERLTKTGMFLRKYSLDEIPQLINVIKGDMSLIGPRPLHVRYLPLYNDFQKHRHDVKPGITGWAQINGRNSISWEEKFNYDVWYVRNISLWLDLKILIGTFLKIFKKEGIYSPENDIVPDFTGTLQKENSY, encoded by the coding sequence ATGGTAAAAACGCAATTGCTATACAGTAAGTTTATCAAAACCATAATTGACTTGGTTTTGGCTGTATTTGGCGTCTTAATGCTATCTCCTATCTTTTTTGTTATTCTAATCCTTCTTTGGTTTAGCAACAAAGGTAAGGTGTTCTTTTACCAGGATCGTCCGGGCAAGAATGAACGCATTTTTAAAATCATCAAATTCAAAACCATGAATGATAAAACAGATGCACAAGGCCAACTGCTCCCTCCCATAGAAAGATTGACAAAAACAGGCATGTTCCTTCGTAAATATTCTTTAGACGAAATCCCACAACTTATAAATGTTATCAAGGGAGATATGAGTCTTATAGGACCAAGGCCCCTTCATGTAAGATATTTACCGTTGTATAATGATTTTCAAAAGCACAGACATGACGTAAAACCCGGCATTACAGGTTGGGCTCAAATAAATGGACGCAATTCCATTTCTTGGGAAGAAAAATTCAATTATGACGTTTGGTATGTTCGTAACATTTCACTCTGGTTAGATCTAAAAATACTAATTGGTACCTTTTTAAAAATATTTAAAAAGGAAGGAATTTATTCTCCTGAAAATGATATCGTACCAGATTTCACAGGCACATTACAAAAAGAAAACAGCTATTAA
- a CDS encoding GNAT family N-acetyltransferase: protein MKLLVEKIQSELDFNNYLKIVESFKVNNPFYRIIDANLNELKDGNLRYFIMQNQDEDNLIVMPFLLRKIEYINQKDQYYDVISPYGYSGPLFNQNLSRGYLILFWELVDEWYRNNNVVSEFVRFNLCNNYDFYSGTLIPTLINVKGAIIDSHVQWSNFKQKVRNNYRRGINNNLKIEIAFEDIDDSTIQLFHSIYIRTMARIHAEVEYFYSTNCLKNIIKLSRRKCLIAFVYFEDIAISAELILISGTSLYSYLGGTLSDYFSLRPNDFLKIEVLNWARKNDMEYYILGGGRKDYDNLYRYKKSFFPHDTDVIYYTGRKIVNKQIYDNLCNIYNVEVSDKEKITTQYFPVYRKNNESVKRCVYR, encoded by the coding sequence ATGAAATTATTGGTAGAAAAAATACAAAGTGAACTTGATTTCAACAACTATCTAAAAATTGTAGAATCTTTCAAGGTCAACAATCCATTTTATAGAATTATTGACGCAAACCTCAATGAGTTAAAAGATGGAAACCTGAGGTATTTTATCATGCAAAACCAAGATGAGGATAACCTCATTGTAATGCCTTTTTTATTGAGAAAAATAGAATACATTAATCAAAAGGACCAATATTATGATGTCATTTCTCCTTATGGTTATAGCGGCCCTCTATTTAATCAAAATTTATCAAGAGGATACCTCATTTTATTTTGGGAGCTGGTAGATGAGTGGTATAGAAACAACAATGTTGTTTCGGAGTTTGTTAGATTCAACCTGTGCAATAATTATGACTTTTACTCAGGAACCTTAATCCCTACACTCATTAACGTAAAGGGCGCTATAATTGATTCCCATGTTCAATGGAGCAACTTTAAACAGAAGGTCAGAAACAATTACAGAAGAGGAATCAACAACAATTTAAAAATTGAAATTGCTTTTGAAGATATCGATGACTCGACAATTCAATTATTTCATTCCATTTACATTAGAACAATGGCAAGAATACATGCTGAAGTCGAATATTTCTACTCTACAAATTGCCTAAAAAACATCATTAAATTGAGTCGACGTAAATGCTTAATTGCTTTTGTGTATTTTGAAGACATCGCCATTTCCGCCGAATTAATATTGATTTCAGGCACATCACTATATTCGTATTTAGGAGGCACATTGTCGGATTATTTTAGTTTAAGACCGAATGATTTTTTGAAGATAGAAGTACTTAACTGGGCAAGAAAAAATGATATGGAATACTACATATTAGGCGGAGGCAGAAAAGATTATGACAATTTGTATAGATACAAAAAATCATTTTTTCCTCATGACACAGATGTTATCTATTATACCGGGAGAAAAATTGTGAATAAACAGATTTATGATAATTTATGCAACATTTATAATGTTGAAGTTTCTGATAAAGAAAAAATTACAACTCAATATTTTCCCGTATATCGTAAAAACAATGAGTCAGTAAAACGATGTGTATATAGATAG
- a CDS encoding carbamoyltransferase C-terminal domain-containing protein encodes MIILGLNYYFHDSTACIIKNGQLIAAIEEERLNRDKHTRSFPALAVERCLKIAEMSYKDIDFIAVSIKPLHNFGKKIGYTLTHLKAAKQIINHELVHGYNKQKSFWNWFNYHWKHKKSGPKVHFIQHHLSHAAGSFYVSPFNEAALLGIDGSGEWATTWLGHGKGNAISCLSQSYFPHSLGSFYEAVTQFCGFRTSYDEGKTMGLAPMGDPNVFLKEVEKIVKVTSRGQIEFDLSYFNYQNMSWKRCSEKFFEVFGQPRQKDEPFQKHHMDVAAAFQRVLENRVLEICDFLYEKTKAEYLVISGGVSLNSVMNGRIVRESKFRDVYVMPAAGDNGTAIGAAYYLYNHILKQPRNFVHLNPYVGTKYSNKDIEKVLKGAKLNYENHEDITSTAADLLEQGYIIGWFQEAMEIGPRALGSRSILANPAFPDMKDKINSEVKFREAYRPFAPSAIVESKNDFFDLEVEAPFMLKVCNVLKDKQAIIPAVTHVDGSARLQTVQKELHPRYYDLIKKLGDRTGVPVVLNTSFNIQGEPIVESPQDAIRCFFSTGLDYLVIGNFLLAKGGNNDFKTTDKKEVYELSV; translated from the coding sequence ATGATTATACTAGGATTAAATTATTATTTCCACGATTCAACGGCTTGTATTATCAAAAACGGACAATTAATAGCCGCTATTGAAGAGGAACGACTCAATAGGGATAAGCACACAAGAAGCTTTCCTGCACTTGCTGTTGAAAGATGTTTGAAAATTGCAGAGATGAGCTACAAGGACATCGATTTCATTGCTGTATCTATTAAACCACTTCATAATTTTGGGAAAAAAATAGGCTATACACTAACTCATTTAAAAGCTGCTAAGCAAATAATTAATCATGAGTTAGTGCATGGATACAACAAACAAAAAAGCTTTTGGAATTGGTTTAATTACCATTGGAAGCACAAGAAGTCAGGACCAAAAGTACATTTCATTCAACATCATTTAAGCCACGCAGCAGGCAGTTTTTACGTTTCACCATTTAACGAAGCAGCTCTATTGGGGATTGACGGCTCAGGTGAGTGGGCAACTACCTGGTTAGGCCACGGAAAAGGGAATGCAATAAGCTGTCTTAGTCAGTCTTACTTTCCACATTCATTAGGATCGTTTTACGAAGCTGTTACACAATTTTGTGGCTTTAGAACAAGCTATGATGAGGGCAAAACTATGGGATTAGCTCCTATGGGAGATCCTAATGTATTTCTTAAAGAAGTAGAGAAAATTGTTAAGGTAACTTCTAGAGGGCAAATTGAATTTGATTTGAGTTACTTCAACTACCAAAATATGAGCTGGAAGCGTTGCTCTGAAAAGTTTTTTGAAGTATTTGGCCAACCTAGACAGAAAGATGAACCATTTCAAAAACACCATATGGATGTAGCGGCGGCATTTCAGCGTGTGTTGGAAAATAGAGTCTTAGAAATTTGTGACTTCCTTTATGAAAAAACGAAAGCAGAATACCTTGTTATTTCTGGTGGCGTTTCTTTAAACAGCGTCATGAATGGCCGAATAGTACGAGAAAGTAAATTTAGAGATGTTTACGTAATGCCAGCCGCTGGGGATAACGGCACTGCTATAGGCGCCGCGTACTATTTGTATAATCACATATTAAAACAGCCTAGAAATTTTGTACACTTAAATCCTTATGTAGGCACAAAATACTCTAATAAGGATATCGAAAAGGTCTTGAAGGGAGCTAAATTGAATTATGAAAACCATGAAGATATTACTAGCACAGCAGCTGATCTTTTGGAACAAGGATATATTATTGGCTGGTTTCAAGAGGCTATGGAAATTGGCCCTAGGGCCCTTGGAAGCAGAAGTATACTCGCCAATCCTGCGTTCCCTGACATGAAAGACAAAATAAATAGTGAGGTTAAATTTAGAGAAGCTTACAGGCCATTTGCGCCCTCAGCTATTGTTGAATCTAAGAATGATTTCTTCGACCTTGAGGTCGAAGCCCCATTTATGCTAAAGGTATGTAATGTACTTAAAGACAAACAGGCCATAATACCAGCCGTAACTCACGTAGATGGCAGTGCTAGGCTTCAAACCGTTCAAAAAGAGTTGCACCCAAGATATTATGATTTAATCAAAAAATTAGGTGACCGCACAGGTGTACCTGTTGTACTAAACACAAGTTTCAACATTCAGGGAGAACCTATTGTAGAATCTCCTCAAGATGCAATTAGATGCTTTTTCTCAACAGGACTAGATTATTTGGTAATAGGAAATTTTTTATTGGCAAAAGGAGGAAATAATGATTTCAAAACAACAGATAAGAAGGAAGTATACGAATTGAGTGTTTAA
- a CDS encoding sugar transferase, with translation MYKSFFKRMLDLIIAITGAVIALPVIVVITVLLWFVNKGKPFYYQKRPGKNEHIFTIIKFKTMTDDKDDYGNLFPESQRLTSIGKFLRKTSLDELPQLWNIIKGEMSLIGPRPLLPRYLPRYNDKQKHRHDIRPGLTGWAQVNGRNTLSWEQKFEYDLWYVENVSLLLDVKILYLSFKKVLQKEGVYSVENDITPEFMGTQNSLFFDQ, from the coding sequence ATGTACAAGTCATTTTTTAAGCGCATGTTGGATTTAATAATAGCCATAACAGGTGCCGTTATAGCACTTCCTGTTATTGTTGTAATTACAGTCCTACTATGGTTTGTTAACAAGGGGAAACCTTTTTACTATCAAAAACGCCCAGGAAAAAATGAACATATCTTTACTATTATAAAATTTAAGACCATGACCGATGATAAAGATGACTATGGCAACCTTTTCCCAGAATCACAAAGATTAACCTCAATCGGCAAATTTTTGAGAAAAACTTCTTTAGATGAGCTTCCTCAATTATGGAATATCATAAAAGGAGAAATGAGCTTAATTGGACCTCGCCCCCTACTGCCTCGCTATTTACCCAGATATAATGACAAACAAAAACATCGACATGATATCAGGCCAGGGCTTACCGGCTGGGCACAAGTGAATGGAAGAAACACCTTGAGCTGGGAGCAAAAATTTGAATATGATTTATGGTACGTAGAAAATGTTTCCTTATTACTCGATGTAAAAATTTTGTATTTAAGTTTTAAGAAAGTTCTACAAAAAGAAGGAGTTTATTCCGTTGAAAACGATATAACACCAGAGTTTATGGGAACTCAAAATTCGTTGTTTTTTGATCAGTAA
- a CDS encoding glycosyltransferase family 4 protein — MKKIIRITTISNSLCYLLKGQLKFMGQFYEMIGVSGQGESLELVRKNEDTRVHAVEMTRSITPFQDLIATYRLYKLFKKEQPFIVHTHTPKAGTLGMLAAKMAGVPHRVHTIAGLPLLEAQGVKRQLLDNVEKLTYACCTHVLPNSFELKRTIEKLKFTSNGKLKVIANGSSNGIDELHYDANKVSKEQKELLRNKLNIKNEDVVFIYLGRVVKDKGINELVSAFDQLSKEFQNSKLLIVGPREDDLDPISQESEIIITNNSQIIVPGAQSDIRPFVAISDVLAFPSYREGFPNVVLQASCMGLPCIVTDINGCNEIISDGENGIIIPPKDVKALLKAMKFMMENPKNRIKMSEGARQNIVDKYKQSLVWDELLKFYKSLE, encoded by the coding sequence TTGAAAAAAATAATACGTATTACAACCATATCAAACTCTTTGTGTTATTTATTAAAAGGCCAGTTGAAGTTTATGGGGCAATTTTACGAAATGATAGGAGTGTCAGGTCAGGGAGAAAGTCTGGAACTAGTTCGGAAAAACGAAGATACCAGGGTGCATGCCGTGGAAATGACCAGAAGCATTACTCCTTTTCAAGACTTAATTGCTACCTATCGGTTATATAAACTGTTTAAGAAAGAGCAGCCTTTTATAGTGCATACGCATACTCCCAAAGCTGGAACATTGGGTATGTTGGCAGCAAAAATGGCAGGTGTACCTCATAGAGTCCATACCATAGCGGGACTTCCCCTATTGGAAGCCCAAGGTGTTAAGCGACAGTTACTTGATAATGTAGAAAAATTAACATATGCTTGTTGCACTCATGTCTTGCCTAATTCTTTCGAATTGAAGCGGACAATTGAAAAATTGAAATTTACCTCTAATGGAAAACTTAAAGTAATCGCCAATGGAAGTTCAAACGGTATTGATGAGCTGCATTACGATGCCAACAAAGTTTCAAAGGAACAAAAGGAGCTCCTTCGGAATAAATTAAATATTAAAAATGAGGATGTTGTGTTTATTTACCTAGGTAGGGTAGTTAAAGACAAAGGAATCAACGAATTGGTTTCGGCATTTGATCAACTTTCAAAAGAATTCCAAAACAGTAAGCTTTTGATTGTTGGACCTCGAGAAGATGATTTAGATCCTATTTCTCAAGAATCAGAAATCATAATAACTAACAATAGCCAAATAATTGTACCGGGAGCACAATCCGACATTCGACCATTTGTAGCCATTTCGGATGTTTTGGCTTTTCCTAGTTATCGTGAAGGCTTTCCTAATGTGGTGTTGCAAGCAAGTTGCATGGGATTGCCATGTATTGTAACCGATATCAATGGTTGTAACGAAATTATATCTGACGGAGAAAATGGAATAATTATCCCTCCTAAAGATGTTAAAGCGTTACTGAAGGCGATGAAATTTATGATGGAAAACCCTAAGAACAGGATTAAAATGTCTGAAGGAGCAAGACAGAATATCGTTGATAAATACAAGCAGAGTTTGGTTTGGGACGAATTGTTGAAGTTTTACAAGAGTTTAGAATAA
- a CDS encoding cupin-like domain-containing protein, whose product MNVDLLTKIQSYLDHTLEEVNSIKSINHSEFYENYMKPNKPVVMTEMMDNWEASKTWSLDYFKTIGKDKTTFVSKGNNFQENTKWEYGNFLDSINKIEQSDDSSQGGYLMNLSILHLFPELQEDVDFSLISNYKVRDSLSLWIGPKGTLTGWHTDRLADNILAQIEGSKLVLLAHPNQTKYMYPSDKYEPGSKLSQIDMRNFDETKFPLFKKHAKISYAILKPKQMLFIPKLWWHCVYGLEISISSNNFGFSFSDNIKMKANEFVKRKLHNLGLYGKDCVCHYYDEQGVRHRYRHH is encoded by the coding sequence ATGAATGTTGACCTACTAACAAAAATACAATCTTACCTAGACCACACCTTAGAGGAAGTGAACTCTATAAAAAGCATTAATCATTCGGAGTTCTATGAAAACTACATGAAACCGAACAAGCCAGTTGTCATGACGGAAATGATGGACAATTGGGAAGCCTCAAAAACATGGTCACTTGATTATTTTAAAACCATAGGAAAGGATAAAACCACCTTTGTTTCCAAAGGCAATAATTTTCAAGAAAACACGAAGTGGGAATATGGGAATTTTTTGGATTCTATCAATAAAATTGAACAGTCTGATGATTCTTCTCAAGGCGGGTATTTAATGAACTTATCCATCCTCCATCTCTTTCCTGAGCTTCAGGAAGATGTGGACTTCTCATTAATTTCCAATTATAAAGTAAGGGATTCATTGTCTTTGTGGATTGGACCTAAAGGCACCTTGACAGGATGGCATACCGATAGATTAGCAGACAATATTTTGGCGCAAATTGAAGGAAGTAAATTAGTATTACTCGCCCACCCTAATCAAACAAAGTACATGTATCCTAGTGACAAGTACGAACCGGGATCCAAACTAAGTCAAATAGATATGAGAAATTTTGACGAAACAAAGTTCCCTCTTTTTAAAAAACATGCAAAAATATCTTATGCTATTTTGAAGCCGAAACAAATGCTCTTTATTCCCAAACTATGGTGGCATTGTGTTTATGGTCTTGAAATATCCATTAGCTCCAATAATTTTGGGTTTTCATTTTCTGACAATATTAAAATGAAAGCCAATGAATTTGTAAAACGAAAACTCCATAATTTGGGCCTATATGGCAAAGATTGTGTTTGTCATTATTATGATGAACAAGGAGTAAGACATCGTTATCGACATCATTAA
- a CDS encoding glycosyltransferase, with protein MSNILIVMPNDTLGGAEQYLKMVANYFKDSNVFVCFLKASNTGHWEDLRNNIKLVHLSKRSYGDGGFKLLAFALHNRTTFDYIFSSHLYINAIVGGLISLNIIKTKKFIARESTSVFPRYHGFKLLTYKLAYKLGYRNMDVLICQTNQMKSQLLSKVPYLDKRTLVKTIPNPIDLNKITHLGKSELDFIFPKEYIVSAGRFIKEKGFDILIKSFSEIKKEYPNLKLVILGEGPLKDSLKILVSELNVTKDVVFAGFVKNVYPYFRHARVCVVSSRLEGFPNVLLQMMSQNNNVVSTKCAGGIENIPGIITSETNNQNSLTAAILLGLSNFDNKENRRFFGVYLKERDISQFMINILSNN; from the coding sequence ATGTCAAATATTCTCATTGTAATGCCAAATGACACTTTGGGTGGCGCAGAACAGTATCTTAAAATGGTGGCGAATTATTTTAAAGATAGCAACGTCTTTGTCTGTTTTCTAAAAGCCTCAAATACCGGTCACTGGGAAGATTTGAGAAATAACATAAAACTAGTTCATTTATCAAAAAGAAGTTATGGAGACGGTGGTTTTAAACTTTTAGCATTTGCATTACATAACCGTACTACTTTTGATTATATTTTCTCTTCCCATCTCTATATCAATGCCATTGTCGGGGGTTTAATTAGCCTGAACATTATAAAGACTAAAAAGTTTATTGCTAGAGAATCAACATCTGTATTTCCCCGCTACCACGGATTTAAACTCTTAACTTATAAGTTGGCCTACAAATTAGGCTACAGAAATATGGATGTGTTGATTTGCCAAACCAATCAAATGAAATCCCAACTTTTATCAAAAGTTCCCTACCTTGATAAAAGAACCTTAGTCAAAACTATACCAAACCCAATAGACTTAAATAAGATAACACACTTAGGAAAATCAGAACTAGACTTTATATTCCCTAAAGAATATATTGTTTCTGCCGGTAGGTTCATAAAGGAAAAAGGATTCGATATCCTAATTAAGTCATTTTCAGAGATAAAAAAGGAATACCCCAACTTGAAACTTGTTATTTTAGGAGAGGGACCTCTAAAGGATTCCTTAAAAATTTTGGTTTCGGAATTAAATGTTACCAAAGATGTTGTTTTTGCAGGTTTTGTAAAAAATGTTTATCCATATTTTCGACATGCTAGAGTTTGTGTAGTTTCATCCCGGCTGGAAGGATTTCCTAATGTTTTACTTCAAATGATGTCTCAAAACAATAATGTTGTTTCCACAAAATGTGCTGGAGGAATAGAAAACATACCTGGCATCATTACTTCTGAAACAAACAATCAAAATAGTTTAACCGCTGCCATTTTGTTGGGCCTATCCAATTTTGATAACAAAGAAAATAGACGCTTTTTTGGAGTCTATTTAAAGGAAAGGGATATTTCGCAATTCATGATAAATATTTTATCCAACAATTAA
- a CDS encoding glycosyltransferase: MNNFKIDILFVLPSLKAGGAERVISFIASNLNKDKFNPTLIVIGSLKDSVYPTDNLNVLFLEKGRVLHGIPFLFTYILKNRPNIIVGSISHVNRILASLCYVIPKIKLVGREASVSSIMRKFADTKGKINIPFFRNYHKYLDAIICQSKDMANDLIVNYNLPERKIHVINNPITEGLPHKTTVNNVSQKKKLITIGRLSKEKGHKRILSALSKVKFDFEYTIIGTGHEKPCIMELGKKLDILNKIKFIAHTKEIGQFLLENDIFIQGSYVEGFPNALLESCAVGTPVIAFNAPGGTREIIENGINGFIVEDENEFIEKLSLSLFKTNWSPQQIMNSVEKKYNKNLIINKYEDLFLSLSKS, encoded by the coding sequence ATGAATAATTTCAAAATTGACATATTGTTTGTTTTGCCCTCATTAAAAGCTGGTGGAGCCGAAAGAGTTATCAGTTTTATTGCATCCAATTTAAACAAGGACAAATTTAACCCAACCCTAATAGTAATAGGTAGTTTGAAGGATTCTGTATACCCTACTGACAATTTAAATGTTTTGTTTTTGGAAAAAGGAAGGGTGTTACATGGAATTCCCTTTTTGTTCACTTACATTTTAAAAAATAGACCAAATATTATTGTTGGCTCTATATCTCATGTCAACAGAATATTGGCAAGCCTGTGTTATGTGATACCAAAAATTAAACTTGTTGGTCGTGAAGCAAGTGTATCAAGTATCATGAGAAAGTTTGCAGACACTAAGGGCAAAATAAACATTCCTTTTTTTAGAAATTACCATAAATACTTGGATGCAATAATATGTCAGTCCAAGGATATGGCTAATGATTTGATAGTAAACTATAATTTGCCGGAAAGAAAAATTCATGTAATTAATAATCCCATAACAGAAGGTTTACCGCATAAAACCACTGTGAATAATGTTAGTCAAAAAAAGAAACTAATTACTATTGGGCGATTAAGTAAAGAAAAAGGGCATAAACGCATTTTATCTGCTTTGTCTAAAGTTAAATTCGATTTTGAATACACCATAATTGGAACAGGGCATGAAAAGCCTTGTATTATGGAATTAGGTAAGAAATTGGATATATTAAACAAAATAAAATTCATTGCGCATACAAAAGAGATTGGTCAGTTTTTACTTGAGAATGATATTTTTATCCAAGGATCTTATGTAGAAGGGTTCCCTAATGCGCTTTTGGAAAGCTGTGCAGTAGGCACACCTGTTATTGCATTTAATGCCCCTGGAGGCACGAGGGAGATTATTGAGAATGGTATTAATGGTTTTATTGTAGAGGATGAAAATGAATTTATAGAAAAACTATCCCTGAGCTTATTTAAAACCAATTGGTCTCCGCAACAAATAATGAATTCTGTAGAAAAAAAATATAATAAGAATCTTATTATAAATAAATATGAAGATTTGTTTTTAAGCCTTTCAAAATCATAG